In Bacteroidales bacterium, the DNA window TGCGGTAATAGTGGGTGTGCAAGTGCTACTGTTACTGTTATTTCCAACCCCACGGCACCCACAAGTGTTAGTGTATCACCTTCCACCATCTGTTCCGGCACTTCAACCGACTATACGCTTACCTATACTGGTGGTGACGCCGGTGGTAGCGGAGGAAAATTCTATTGGTACGAGGGTAGTTGTGGCGGAACCCCTGTTGCATCCANNNNNNNNNNCAAACAATCAAGTAATTACACGAACCCTGACTTCAAGTACAACTTATTATGGCCGGTGGGAATCGAGTTCCTGCGGCAATTCTGCTTGCAAAGGTGCTACGGTAACTGTAGATTTAACAGCACCCACGTATGATGGTTATTCAAATGTTGGCGGTTACACGTATTATGACGGAACAAATTACTGGGTAAAAGGTGGCAATAAACTTACTATTGACATTAAACATAGCGATAATGTTGATGTAAAAACACAATATTTAACATTTTGCCATGACAACTGTACTCCAAATGGATGTGGTGACGCTCCCCATGAAATAAAATCATATAACACCGATGGCTCATTTACCGACTGGATGGCAAACGACTCGTATCTTAATATTACTGGTACCAGTATTGTTGCAGGTGGCTGGGGCAACACCACTATTACCAACCGATGGACAACAGAAGTTTCTGCTTCCTGCCCTGACTGGGATTGGTATCCTTATACTTATTTACATGATTGGTGCAGCAATGGTGTAGGATATACTGCTCTGGGTAAATGGATACGGGTGGATAATACAGCTCCGACACGTGATGTGGCATCCGTTAATGATGCCTGTTGGATAACCAATGGAACCAATGAATATACCATAACTATTGTTTCCACGGAACCTCGTAGCGGGTTCGGAGGCCCTTACGGCATGATGGCTCTGGTTAATTACTACTCAGGAGAAACAGATGCCGGAGGATATTTTGCATGGCATCCGAGTTCTTATGTCCATACCGAAAATCAAATGGCTTGTTCCGGAGGAGGATATGTTTCCAAATCAAGTTCCTGGGGAGGCGCCAGAATAGATCTGGTAAGTGCAACCACATCGACGATCGGTAATCAACGGACTGTAACATTTACTGTTCGGCCTCATAGTGATTATCTTGAATTGAATGGAACAAATAAAATTTGCATGTACACTTCCGACAATTGCTCCAATGAGGCCGGATGGACCGAATTTGCAACAAACTTCACAAGTATTAGAGTTCCGGCCACACCAACAGGAGCCACAGAAATATGTACAGGGGGCTCTGCCACATTGACCCGTGGAAATGCTCCTCCGTCCGGTGTCACTTATTATTGGCAGACATCTTCAACAGGTGAAAGCACTACATTAGGTTCAGGAGAGACTTTAGTGGATTCCCCTGGCTCAACAACCACTTATTATGTGCGTCCTTATTCAAGTTCCGGATGCTGGGGTCAAGCAAGTGCTGGTGTTACTGTAACAGTTAGTGCCGATCCTACGGCTCCCAGTCTAAATGTAGCAACTCCGGCCAGCGGCAACACCGTTTGTGTTGGTGCAACAGTAAGTGCAACATTCAATGCAGGCAGTGGCGGAGTTGATTGCGGCGATGAATATCAATACACAAACGGCGGCAGCTGGAGTTCTTACACCCCCGGCACTGAAATTACTGCATCTACTACTGGTACCAATGTTATTCAGATACAAACCCGCAGGGTATGTTCCGGCAATGGTTGTGACGGAGCCGGTGGAACCTGGGCAACCAAAGCCCAGTGGACGGTAGTAGCCGACCCAGATGTATCAGCCTCAGGAGCAACCACAATTTGCAGCGGCTTAACTGCTGATTTAACTTCTTCTGGTTCAAACGGAACCGGTACCATGTCGTATCAGTGGCAGTATTATGATGGAGCCACATGGGTGAACACCGGTACTAACAGCAATGAATTAACCACTCAGGCATTGGCCGGAACAACTGATTTCAGATGCCAGTATAGCGCAACAGGATTAGGATGCACAACAGCCACCTCTAATACAGTTACAGTAACCGTAAGTACTCCAGAGCCAGAAGGTTTACAATTGGGTGAGGACGATTATGTTTGGACAGGCGCCATTGATACTAAATGGGATGATGCCGACAACTGGATTTCATACAACGGGAGTACATTTAGCATCCCTGGTAATGTTCCTGCAGTTACGAACGATGTCTTTTTCACAACTTATGGGACTACTTGTGGAACTTCGACACCTGAGATATCGTCAGCCACCGGAAATTGCAAAGATATTACGATTGAATCGGGGCATGAACTTAAAATGTTGAGCGCTCAGATACTGAATGTTCAGGGCAACTGGAAAAATAATGGCACATTTACAGCAGGAAACGGAACAGTAACATTTAACGGCGCTGCACAACAAACCGTATATGCCGGGACGAGTAATTTTCATAATTTAACAATAAACAACTCATCAGGCATTGAAATGACATCTGACCTTACCGTAGGCAATGTTCTGAATATGACTTTAGGCAATATTGATGCAAAAACCAACGACAAGGTTCTTATTCTTGGTACTGCGACAGATAATCTGGGCACATTGGAATATACCAACGGCTACGTTTTAGGTAATATGAAACGCTGGTTTTCTAACACAACAAATTCCGATACTGCTTCAGGCCTGTTTCCCTTAGGTGTAGGCATCAACAACAGGCATTTGCTGGTTGAATATACAGATGCATCGAGCGGCGGTTCGCTGACTGCCTTTTTTAACGAAGCGTCTATGGGCTGGCCGGAGACGTGGATGGATATAGATAATGTTCCTATTATTCCTGCTGCAGGCGATTGTCCGGCATTTATAATTATGACATTGAGCGATGAGGGTTATTGGGACATAACACCCAGTACACCCAGTGACATGACTGGCGGAAAATATAATATTTCGCTGACCGGCGGAGGCATACAAACCATTAATAATCTTTGTAACTTAACAGCGCTGAAACGTGAAGGCGGTGGTGAATGGTACGAAGATGGAGATCATGTGCAGCCCACAGGTAGTACTTCAGCCCCTATTGTAAAAAGAGTAGGCGCTTCCGGTTGGAGCAACTGGGGCATGGGTGGTGGCGCATATAACCCGCTTCCAATAAACCTTTTAAGCTTTAATGCGGCATGCCAAAACAGGGAAGTAACAATAAACTGGACAACAGCCACCGAAACCAATAACGATTATTTTACCATTGAACGCAGCATAGATGCTCAGAAATGGAATGTGCTGACACAGATTGAAGGTGCCGGCAACAGCAATGCAATAAAGTATTACACAGTCCGTGATGATAATCCTTATGACGGCATATCGTATTACCGCCTGAAGCAGACGGATTATAACGGACAGTATGAATATTTTAACCCTGTTTCAGTGCGTTGCGATTCAGAGGAATCTACACCCATCATAAGTTATTATCCCAATCCTTTTACTTCGGAAGTAGTGATAGATATTCATAATCTGTCAGCCACCAAAGCATCCTTGGTAATTTACGACCTGCTGGGCAACAAGGTTTATGAAAATATCTTCAGTATGGTTGAGGAAATCAATAAAAAATTTACCATAGACCTTAACAGATTGCCTGTAGGGGTTTATATAGCAAGTTTTGTTACTGACGAATACAGCATTGTCAGCAGGATAGTTAAGCAGTTTTAATGTTATAAAAACTTTTGGCAGTTATATTAAAGTAAAAAAATCTGACCACATTATAGTTTTTAACACCCTATTAAAGGGCATCTCTAATAACCATGATCGGGCGCCTCTAAAAACAAAAAAGTTCGAGGCAGTCGAAGTTCTGAAAACCGCAGTGTACTGATCGTACATGAGGATTTGAAGAACGAAGACGAACGAAGAAA includes these proteins:
- a CDS encoding T9SS type A sorting domain-containing protein; the protein is NNQVITRTLTSSTTYYGRWESSSCGNSACKGATVTVDLTAPTYDGYSNVGGYTYYDGTNYWVKGGNKLTIDIKHSDNVDVKTQYLTFCHDNCTPNGCGDAPHEIKSYNTDGSFTDWMANDSYLNITGTSIVAGGWGNTTITNRWTTEVSASCPDWDWYPYTYLHDWCSNGVGYTALGKWIRVDNTAPTRDVASVNDACWITNGTNEYTITIVSTEPRSGFGGPYGMMALVNYYSGETDAGGYFAWHPSSYVHTENQMACSGGGYVSKSSSWGGARIDLVSATTSTIGNQRTVTFTVRPHSDYLELNGTNKICMYTSDNCSNEAGWTEFATNFTSIRVPATPTGATEICTGGSATLTRGNAPPSGVTYYWQTSSTGESTTLGSGETLVDSPGSTTTYYVRPYSSSGCWGQASAGVTVTVSADPTAPSLNVATPASGNTVCVGATVSATFNAGSGGVDCGDEYQYTNGGSWSSYTPGTEITASTTGTNVIQIQTRRVCSGNGCDGAGGTWATKAQWTVVADPDVSASGATTICSGLTADLTSSGSNGTGTMSYQWQYYDGATWVNTGTNSNELTTQALAGTTDFRCQYSATGLGCTTATSNTVTVTVSTPEPEGLQLGEDDYVWTGAIDTKWDDADNWISYNGSTFSIPGNVPAVTNDVFFTTYGTTCGTSTPEISSATGNCKDITIESGHELKMLSAQILNVQGNWKNNGTFTAGNGTVTFNGAAQQTVYAGTSNFHNLTINNSSGIEMTSDLTVGNVLNMTLGNIDAKTNDKVLILGTATDNLGTLEYTNGYVLGNMKRWFSNTTNSDTASGLFPLGVGINNRHLLVEYTDASSGGSLTAFFNEASMGWPETWMDIDNVPIIPAAGDCPAFIIMTLSDEGYWDITPSTPSDMTGGKYNISLTGGGIQTINNLCNLTALKREGGGEWYEDGDHVQPTGSTSAPIVKRVGASGWSNWGMGGGAYNPLPINLLSFNAACQNREVTINWTTATETNNDYFTIERSIDAQKWNVLTQIEGAGNSNAIKYYTVRDDNPYDGISYYRLKQTDYNGQYEYFNPVSVRCDSEESTPIISYYPNPFTSEVVIDIHNLSATKASLVIYDLLGNKVYENIFSMVEEINKKFTIDLNRLPVGVYIASFVTDEYSIVSRIVKQF